A stretch of Miscanthus floridulus cultivar M001 chromosome 13, ASM1932011v1, whole genome shotgun sequence DNA encodes these proteins:
- the LOC136501378 gene encoding myb-related protein Zm38-like, with protein sequence MGHHSCCNQQKVKRGLWSPEEDEKLIRYITTHGYGCWSEVPEKAGLQRCGKSCRLRWINYLRPDIRRGRFTVEEEKLIISLHAIVGNRWAHIASHLPGRTDNEIKNYWNSWIKKKIRKPAMSTTSSSVTTVSPPCSTVALDAGLGHHLQTPFSAAAEHQLDAFLSQSLALPPPKLDGSGGQESPPAAPLPPHCPFFMFDTSVIVSPPSSLTSPAAAHQLQHPFLTFTAAAMDDAPISYHLPPLVDGMGMAGMAAMDCGGLGEEERGHDHREAGNNGQAAVGMANGGGGCCYGQKEEPTVLGQDQWDDESAQHLLMWDDDQELTPSNLEAMESTAHSLLFMGPNDHA encoded by the exons ATGGGGCATCACTCCTGCTGCAACCAGCAGAAGGTGAAGAGGGGGCTCTGGTCCCCTGAGGAGGATGAGAAGCTCATCAGATACATCACCACCCATGGCTACGGGTGCTGGAGCGAGGTCCCCGAGAAAGCCG GTTTACAGCGGTGCGGGAAGAGCTGCCGGCTGCGGTGGATCAACTACCTCAGACCGGACATCAGACGAGGCCGGTTCACGGTGGAGGAGGAGAAGCTGATCATCAGCCTCCACGCCATTGTTGGCAACAG GTGGGCCCACATTGCCAGCCACTTGCCCGGCCGTACGGACAACGAGATCAAGAACTACTGGAATTCATGGATCAAGAAGAAGATCCGGAAGCCAGCGATGAGCACGACGAGCTCGTCGGTGACGACGGTGAGCCCTCCATGCAGCACGGTGGCGTTGGACGCGGGGCTTGGTCATCACCTGCAGACGCCGTTCAGCGCGGCGGCGGAGCACCAGCTCGACGCCTTCCTCAGCCAGAGCCTAGCCTTGCCGCCGCCGAAGCTGGACGGCTCCGGCGGCCAAGAGTCCCCGCCGGCGGCGCCGTTGCCTCCGCACTGCCCCTTCTTCATGTTCGACACGAGCGTCATCGTCAGCCCGCCATCGTCGCTGACGTCGCCCGCGGCGGCCCACCAGCTGCAGCACCCGTTTCTCACCTTCACGGCGGCGGCGATGGACGACGCGCCGATAAGCTACCATCTTCCTCCGTTGGTGGACGGCATGGGAATGGCCGGCATGGCAGCCATGGACTGCGGTGGTCTAGGTGAGGAGGAAAGAGGCCATGATCACCGCGAGGCTGGCAACAATGGCCAAGCGGCGGTCGGCATGGcgaacggcggcggtggctgctgcTACGGGCAGAAGGAGGAGCCGACGGTGCTAGGGCAGGACCAGTGGGACGACGAGTCGGCGCAGCACCTGCTGATGTGGGACGATGACCAAGAACTAACACCGTCCAACCTGGAAGCCATGGAAAGTACAGCTCACTCCCTCCTTTTTATGGGACCAAATGACCATGCATGA
- the LOC136500881 gene encoding transcription factor MYBS3-like isoform X2: protein MPRDSRPAGMRLFGVTIAPAPEADPPERDPSPNPPVAAREDVMRKCKSMGNLAALGAGADGGGGGADGGGAGDGYLSDGGLMQSSGKRRRAQERKKAVPWTEEEHRTFLAGLEKLGKGDWRGIAKNFVTTRTPTQVASHAQKYFLRQTNPNKKKRRSSLFDMMPRELSPTPNCPILPPSMAKVHDMVAMTKQLQNSNLEGASSSNAANVASQVGRDLPPVPSFKATNIDSSFSKFSHMERYWRTPYPFRPIPRAPEGTSSSTPVAANIAVPASQANLTACTSTFLSQRGDTSSLPPKGDPPSEEDLELTVAPPSQQQNMTNLSSQNAELAQA from the exons ATGCCTCGAGATTCGCGCCCAGCCGGGATGCGCCTCTTCGGCGTCACCATCGCGCCGGCGCCGGAGGCGGATCCGCCGGAACGGGATCCGAGCCCCAACCCGCCCGTGGCGGCCAGGGAGGACGTGATGCGCAAGTGCAAGAGCATGGGCAACCTCGCCGCTCTTGGCGCTGGCGCGGACGGTGGAGGAGGTGGCGCGGACGGCGGAGGCGCCGGCGACGGGTACCTCTCCGATGGCGGGCTGATGCAGTCGTCCGGGAAGCGGCGGAGGGCGCAGGAGAGGAAGAAAG CTGTTCCTTGGACTGAAGAGGAGCATAGAACATTTCTTGCTGGTCTTGAAAAGCTAGGGAAGGGAGACTGGAGGGGTATAGCGAAAAATTTCGTTACCACCAGAACACCAACTCAAGTTGCAAGTCATGCTCAGAAATATTTTCTTAGACAAACTAATCCAAACAAGAAGAAGCGCAGATCTAGTCTTTTTGACATGATGCCAAGAGAGCTG TCACCAACACCAAATTGCCCCATATTACCACCATCGATGGCAAAAGTACATGACATGGTAGCTATGACGAAACAGCTCCAGAATAGCAACTTG GAAGGAGCCTCATCTTCCAATGCAGCTAATGTAGCATCTCAAGTTGGAAGAGATCTCCCCCCAGTTCCATCTTTTAAGGCAACAAATATAGATTCAAGTTTCAGCAAATTTAGCCACATG GAACGCTACTGGAGAACTCCCTACCCATTCAGACCAATTCCTAGAGCCCCTGAAGGGACGTCTTCATCAACTCCTGTTGCTGCCAATATAGCTGTTCCAGCCTCTCAAGCTAACCTGACTGCATGTACTAGCACATTCTTGAGCCAGCGAGGTGATACTTCATCATTGCCTCCGAAGGGAGATCCTCCATCAGAGGAGGATTTGGAACTGACTGTTGCCCCACCCTCCCAACAACAAAATATGACCAATCTGTCTTCCCAGAATGCG GAATTGGCGCAAGCTTAG
- the LOC136500881 gene encoding transcription factor MYBS3-like isoform X1 gives MPRDSRPAGMRLFGVTIAPAPEADPPERDPSPNPPVAAREDVMRKCKSMGNLAALGAGADGGGGGADGGGAGDGYLSDGGLMQSSGKRRRAQERKKAVPWTEEEHRTFLAGLEKLGKGDWRGIAKNFVTTRTPTQVASHAQKYFLRQTNPNKKKRRSSLFDMMPRELSPTPNCPILPPSMAKVHDMVAMTKQLQNSNLEGASSSNAANVASQVGRDLPPVPSFKATNIDSSFSKFSHMERYWRTPYPFRPIPRAPEGTSSSTPVAANIAVPASQANLTACTSTFLSQRGDTSSLPPKGDPPSEEDLELTVAPPSQQQNMTNLSSQNAVGVIQVI, from the exons ATGCCTCGAGATTCGCGCCCAGCCGGGATGCGCCTCTTCGGCGTCACCATCGCGCCGGCGCCGGAGGCGGATCCGCCGGAACGGGATCCGAGCCCCAACCCGCCCGTGGCGGCCAGGGAGGACGTGATGCGCAAGTGCAAGAGCATGGGCAACCTCGCCGCTCTTGGCGCTGGCGCGGACGGTGGAGGAGGTGGCGCGGACGGCGGAGGCGCCGGCGACGGGTACCTCTCCGATGGCGGGCTGATGCAGTCGTCCGGGAAGCGGCGGAGGGCGCAGGAGAGGAAGAAAG CTGTTCCTTGGACTGAAGAGGAGCATAGAACATTTCTTGCTGGTCTTGAAAAGCTAGGGAAGGGAGACTGGAGGGGTATAGCGAAAAATTTCGTTACCACCAGAACACCAACTCAAGTTGCAAGTCATGCTCAGAAATATTTTCTTAGACAAACTAATCCAAACAAGAAGAAGCGCAGATCTAGTCTTTTTGACATGATGCCAAGAGAGCTG TCACCAACACCAAATTGCCCCATATTACCACCATCGATGGCAAAAGTACATGACATGGTAGCTATGACGAAACAGCTCCAGAATAGCAACTTG GAAGGAGCCTCATCTTCCAATGCAGCTAATGTAGCATCTCAAGTTGGAAGAGATCTCCCCCCAGTTCCATCTTTTAAGGCAACAAATATAGATTCAAGTTTCAGCAAATTTAGCCACATG GAACGCTACTGGAGAACTCCCTACCCATTCAGACCAATTCCTAGAGCCCCTGAAGGGACGTCTTCATCAACTCCTGTTGCTGCCAATATAGCTGTTCCAGCCTCTCAAGCTAACCTGACTGCATGTACTAGCACATTCTTGAGCCAGCGAGGTGATACTTCATCATTGCCTCCGAAGGGAGATCCTCCATCAGAGGAGGATTTGGAACTGACTGTTGCCCCACCCTCCCAACAACAAAATATGACCAATCTGTCTTCCCAGAATGCGGTAGGCGTGATTCAAGTCATCTAA